ACGTGGTGATCAACGCATTGACCCGCAACTTGGCAATCACGATGCCGTTGATCAGGCCTACAATCAGCCCCATCGCCAGCGCCGCACTGACACCGAGGAAGACGCTGTTGGTGTCGCGCATAACCACCGCCGCGACCACACCCGCGCAGGCAATCACCGAGCCCACAGACAAGTCGAAGTGCCCCGATGCCAGGCAATACAACATGGTGCACGCGGCAATCCCGGTGGTGGAAATCGCCAGGCCGAGGCCACGCATGTTCAGCGGCGAGAGAAAGTTGTCGATCAGCAGCGTGCAGGCCACGAAGATGCCGACGGCTGCAAACAGCATGACCCAGTCATCAAGGAAGCGCCGCATATCCAAAGGTTTGCGCTCGGTCGGCAGGGTTTCTTTCTGGGTTGTCATCATAGTCACCTCTCAGTTCGCCACGCCGTCAGCGCGGTGGCGCGGCAAAGCCAGTTGCAGCAGGTTGGATTCATTGGCCTGGTCGCGGCTGACTTCGCCGCGCAGGGCGCCTTCGCACAGCACCAGGATGCGGTCGGAAATGCCCATCACTTCCATCAGGTCGCTGGACACCACGATCACCGAAATGCCGTCAGCGGCCAGGTTATGGATGATCTGGTAGATCTCGGCTTTGGCACCGATGTCGATGCCACGGGTCGGTTCGTCGAGCAGCAGGACTTTCATTGGCATCGACAACCAGCGGCCGAGAATGGCCTTCTGCTGATTGCCACCGGAGAGAAATTTGATCTGCTGACCGGCATGCGGCGTTTTCACTTTCAGCGCCTTGATCTGCTTGTCGGCGTTGGTCTTTTCCCAGAGTCCGCGCAACAGGCAACCGAGACCGGAGTGCGCGCCACGGGCGCTGATATTGATGTTCTCGGCGACACTGGCCAGCGGAATGATCCCTTCCTTTTTACGATCCTCTGGACACAGCAAAATCCCGGCAGCAATCGCATCGCGGGGTGAACGTAACTTCAGCTCGTGACCACGCAGTTCGAGGCGCCCGGCGGTATTGCGTTCCAGGCCACTGAGTAAACGAAACAGCTCGGTGCGCCCTGCCCCGACCAGGCCGAACAGCCCGAGAATCTCGCCTTTGTGCGCCTCGAAACTGATCGGCTCGCGCAGACCCGGGCCCAGCAAGCCGTCGACTTTCAGCGCCACGGCGCCGCGCGGGCGATTGCGGTAATCGTAGATGTCCTGAATGTCGCGCCCGACCATGCAGGTCACCAGTTGATCGTGGGTCAACTGGCTCATGTCCTCGAAAGTACGCACGTAGCGACCGTCCTTGAACACGGTCACCGCGTCGCAGATGCGGAACACTTCTTCCATGCGATGCGAGACGTAGAGCACCACTTTGCCCTCGTCGCGCAGGCGACCGATGATCGCCATCAAACGATCGATCTCGCGGGCCGAGAGGCTGCTGGTCGGCTCGTCGAAGGCGATGACATGGGCGCCGCGCGACAAGGCTTTGGCGATTTCCACCAATTGCCGTTGGCCAAGGGACAAGCGTCCGACCTTGGTCTGCGGATCGATTTCGTCGGCCAGGCCCTTGAGGCAGTTCAACGCTTGCTGACGCAAAACGCCGCGATTGATCAGGCCGAAACTGGCAGGCAAGTGGCCGAGAAACAGGTTCTCGGCCACCGTCATTTCTGGCACCAGATGCAGTTCCTGGTGAATAACTGCCAC
The sequence above is drawn from the Pseudomonas sp. FP2196 genome and encodes:
- the araG gene encoding L-arabinose ABC transporter ATP-binding protein AraG produces the protein MHAQVQTTQHNAGGSLRFNGIGKSFPGVKALDGISFVAHPGQVHALMGENGAGKSTLLKILGGAYIPSSGELQIGEQTMAFKSTADSIGSGVAVIHQELHLVPEMTVAENLFLGHLPASFGLINRGVLRQQALNCLKGLADEIDPQTKVGRLSLGQRQLVEIAKALSRGAHVIAFDEPTSSLSAREIDRLMAIIGRLRDEGKVVLYVSHRMEEVFRICDAVTVFKDGRYVRTFEDMSQLTHDQLVTCMVGRDIQDIYDYRNRPRGAVALKVDGLLGPGLREPISFEAHKGEILGLFGLVGAGRTELFRLLSGLERNTAGRLELRGHELKLRSPRDAIAAGILLCPEDRKKEGIIPLASVAENINISARGAHSGLGCLLRGLWEKTNADKQIKALKVKTPHAGQQIKFLSGGNQQKAILGRWLSMPMKVLLLDEPTRGIDIGAKAEIYQIIHNLAADGISVIVVSSDLMEVMGISDRILVLCEGALRGEVSRDQANESNLLQLALPRHRADGVAN